A genome region from Geminicoccus roseus DSM 18922 includes the following:
- a CDS encoding lysylphosphatidylglycerol synthase transmembrane domain-containing protein encodes MNRRVLGTLAAVLLTAASLWWLVATDQLAPVLAGLGAADLRILALVLPLVVVLQFARAGRFVLLLERMRQGGLMASFRISCVHIALNFLLPFKLGEAAFPLLARRLMGVELAAGTSTLLTVRILDLGTLFAFLAVSASFAVPSLASWRWLSLLAAAAALLAPLALLVGARFVQRRIPVLASIGEVLARAQARHIFGQVTLLSLLVWACHAGVAWLAFAALGQPVDLATAVFAGACANLAFALPFQGIAGLGPVQAAFAWAAVQAGVPTREAITVALATHAALLLSGCLLGLLAMLSEPGLRWWRAPPTGSRPG; translated from the coding sequence ATGAACCGTCGCGTCCTCGGCACCCTGGCCGCCGTGCTGCTGACCGCGGCCAGCCTGTGGTGGCTGGTCGCCACCGACCAGCTGGCGCCAGTGCTGGCCGGCCTTGGCGCCGCCGATTTGCGCATCCTGGCGCTGGTGCTGCCGCTGGTGGTGGTCCTGCAGTTCGCGCGGGCCGGCCGGTTCGTGCTGCTGCTGGAGCGGATGCGCCAGGGCGGCCTGATGGCGAGCTTCCGGATCTCCTGCGTCCATATCGCGCTGAACTTCCTCCTGCCGTTCAAGCTGGGCGAGGCGGCGTTCCCGCTTCTGGCGCGGCGGCTGATGGGCGTCGAGCTTGCCGCCGGCACCAGCACGCTCCTGACGGTGCGCATCCTGGATCTCGGCACCCTGTTCGCCTTCCTGGCGGTCTCGGCCAGCTTCGCCGTCCCGTCCTTGGCGTCCTGGCGCTGGCTGTCGCTCCTGGCCGCGGCCGCGGCCCTGCTGGCGCCCCTGGCGCTGCTGGTCGGAGCCCGTTTCGTCCAGCGGCGCATCCCCGTCCTGGCCTCGATCGGCGAGGTGCTGGCGCGCGCCCAGGCCCGGCACATCTTCGGCCAGGTGACGCTCTTGTCGCTGCTGGTATGGGCCTGCCATGCCGGGGTGGCCTGGCTGGCGTTCGCCGCGCTGGGCCAGCCGGTGGACCTGGCCACGGCCGTGTTCGCCGGCGCCTGCGCCAACTTGGCCTTCGCCCTGCCGTTCCAGGGGATCGCCGGCCTGGGACCGGTCCAGGCGGCGTTCGCCTGGGCGGCGGTGCAGGCCGGCGTGCCGACCCGCGAGGCGATCACCGTGGCGCTGGCGACCCATGCCGCCCTCCTGCTGTCCGGCTGCCTGCTGGGGCTCCTGGCAATGCTCTCGGAGCCGGGCCTGCGCTGGTGGCGGGCGCCGCCGACCGGCTCCCGCCCGGGCTGA
- a CDS encoding glycosyltransferase family 2 protein: MTSYYRLAPDLTAEPAKAPAALDLAVIVPVRDEAATLDELVARIEAVCAGHDLPLREIILVDDGSTDGSWAAIERLAAARPCVQGLRLRRNFGKATALDLGIRASSAQVIVTMDADLQDDPDELPRFMAAIATGLDVVSGWKQIRHDPAHKTWPSKLFNKVTAKVSGVPLHDFNCGFKAYRREVFADIRLYGELHRFVPLLAHGLGFEVGELVVTHHPRRHGKSKYGLKRLLRGAVDLLTVLTITRYDQRPGHLFGGAGVAIGTVGSLILFYLFCLKLFTGALIGHRPLLQLGMLLVIVGVQTVLFGMLAELINARTRPAETGRLIRARTDASPE, encoded by the coding sequence ATGACGTCCTACTACCGTCTGGCCCCGGATCTGACCGCGGAACCTGCCAAGGCCCCGGCGGCGCTCGACCTCGCGGTGATCGTGCCGGTGCGGGACGAGGCGGCGACCCTGGACGAGCTGGTCGCGCGGATCGAGGCGGTGTGCGCCGGCCACGACCTGCCGCTGCGCGAGATCATCCTGGTGGATGACGGCTCCACCGACGGCTCCTGGGCGGCGATCGAGCGGCTGGCGGCTGCCCGGCCCTGTGTCCAGGGCCTGCGCCTGCGCCGCAATTTCGGCAAGGCCACCGCACTGGACCTGGGCATCCGGGCCTCCTCGGCGCAGGTGATCGTCACCATGGACGCCGACCTGCAGGACGACCCGGACGAGCTGCCGCGCTTCATGGCGGCGATCGCGACCGGCCTGGACGTGGTGTCGGGCTGGAAGCAGATCCGCCACGACCCGGCGCACAAGACCTGGCCCAGCAAGCTGTTCAACAAGGTGACCGCCAAGGTCTCCGGCGTGCCGCTGCACGACTTCAACTGCGGCTTCAAGGCCTATCGCCGCGAGGTGTTCGCCGACATCCGCCTTTATGGCGAGCTGCACCGCTTCGTGCCGCTGCTGGCCCACGGGTTGGGCTTCGAGGTGGGCGAGCTGGTGGTGACCCACCATCCGCGCCGGCACGGCAAGTCCAAATACGGGCTGAAGCGCCTGTTGCGCGGGGCTGTCGACCTTTTGACCGTGCTGACCATCACCCGCTACGACCAGCGCCCGGGCCATCTGTTCGGCGGGGCCGGGGTCGCGATCGGGACGGTGGGCTCGCTGATCCTGTTCTACCTGTTCTGCCTCAAGCTGTTCACCGGCGCGCTGATCGGGCACCGGCCGCTGCTGCAACTCGGCATGCTGCTGGTGATCGTCGGCGTGCAGACCGTTTTGTTCGGGATGCTGGCCGAGCTGATCAACGCCCGGACCCGCCCGGCCGAGACCGGCCGGCTGATCCGCGCACGGACCGACGCATCCCCCGAATGA
- a CDS encoding glycosyltransferase family 39 protein, with amino-acid sequence MPDALNTSPSAPSLRNRLAEPAVIASVIVGWLALHALLRLLIGPTLGMDDAEQALAAQAWSWGYRTEQPPLFTWLLLLIEPVFGTGYVAITVLRYAFLGLLCFAFWKAAKAWLGDDARAAIAVSALPTIYTFGWYAQVDLTHSTVLATAVAVILWLAARLAGRPAMVDYVVLGVVLGLGILGKWNLAMAGAALLLTGLILPEMRRAVLHPGTLVAAAVAALIVLPNALWLLAHKSIGAAGSAVLIRGEKSALGSLLDLLLAVLAFPQPWLILGLIVFLPALLRRRGRLRADPAFRILGTYVLVALLLHALLILPFGGVNFSERWMIVPLLPLPILFAALLDPRDLPVDRWLTVMVLVVVLALGIRTGMHLLGGDSCPGRCRILSPFAELSESLRERGFQQGTIVVDDLHLGGNLRVRFAASRVVDVTAPAGVFGPPVGQAQCLLAWNADVFGYVPPERLLSGAVAKLGIDMEAAAMRGAVSALLEGASYKRQSVGYILFDGPNGECR; translated from the coding sequence GTGCCCGACGCCCTGAACACCTCTCCGAGCGCTCCCAGTCTCAGGAACCGACTTGCCGAACCGGCGGTGATCGCCAGCGTGATCGTCGGCTGGCTGGCCCTGCATGCCCTCCTGCGCCTCCTGATCGGCCCGACCCTGGGCATGGACGACGCCGAGCAGGCCCTGGCCGCCCAGGCCTGGTCCTGGGGCTACCGCACCGAGCAGCCCCCCCTGTTCACCTGGCTGCTGCTGCTGATCGAGCCGGTGTTCGGCACCGGCTACGTCGCCATCACCGTGCTGCGCTACGCCTTTTTGGGCCTGCTCTGCTTCGCGTTCTGGAAGGCGGCCAAGGCCTGGCTCGGCGACGACGCCCGGGCCGCGATCGCGGTGTCGGCGCTGCCCACCATCTACACCTTCGGCTGGTACGCCCAGGTCGACCTGACCCACTCCACGGTACTCGCCACCGCGGTGGCGGTGATCCTGTGGCTGGCGGCGCGCCTGGCCGGGCGGCCGGCCATGGTCGACTATGTCGTGCTGGGCGTGGTGCTGGGCCTGGGCATCCTGGGCAAGTGGAACCTCGCCATGGCCGGGGCGGCGCTCCTGCTGACCGGGCTGATCCTGCCGGAGATGCGCCGGGCGGTGCTGCATCCGGGCACGCTGGTGGCCGCGGCCGTCGCCGCCCTGATCGTCCTGCCCAACGCGTTGTGGCTGCTGGCGCACAAGTCGATCGGGGCGGCCGGCAGCGCCGTGCTGATCCGGGGCGAGAAGAGCGCGCTCGGCAGCCTGCTCGACCTGCTCCTGGCGGTGCTGGCCTTCCCGCAGCCCTGGCTGATCCTCGGGCTGATCGTGTTCCTTCCGGCGCTGCTGCGCCGCCGCGGCCGGCTGCGCGCCGACCCGGCCTTCCGGATCCTCGGCACCTATGTGCTGGTGGCGCTCCTGCTGCACGCCCTGCTGATCCTCCCCTTCGGCGGGGTCAATTTCAGCGAGCGCTGGATGATCGTGCCGCTCCTGCCCCTGCCGATCCTGTTCGCGGCACTCCTGGATCCGCGCGACCTGCCCGTGGACCGCTGGCTGACCGTGATGGTCCTGGTGGTGGTGCTGGCGCTCGGGATCCGCACCGGCATGCATCTCTTGGGCGGCGACAGCTGCCCCGGCCGCTGCCGGATCCTGTCGCCGTTCGCCGAGCTGTCGGAGAGCCTGCGCGAGCGCGGCTTCCAGCAGGGCACGATCGTGGTCGACGACCTGCATCTGGGCGGCAACCTGCGGGTGCGGTTCGCCGCGTCGCGGGTGGTCGACGTCACCGCACCCGCCGGAGTGTTCGGCCCGCCGGTTGGCCAGGCCCAGTGCCTGCTCGCCTGGAACGCCGACGTGTTCGGCTACGTGCCGCCCGAGCGGCTGCTGAGCGGCGCGGTCGCCAAGCTCGGCATCGACATGGAGGCCGCGGCCATGCGAGGAGCCGTGAGCGCGCTGCTGGAAGGCGCCAGCTACAAGCGCCAGTCGGTCGGATACATTCTGTTCGACGGTCCCAACGGCGAGTGTCGATGA
- a CDS encoding aminotransferase class V-fold PLP-dependent enzyme: protein MTSVYARLGVRPVINGKGPATRLSGGRIRPEVLAAMAEAAGSCVDMADLQAAASRRIAQATGAEAGLVTSGAAAGLLLATAACVTGLDPGRMARLPQIAGMPGEVVVARSQRNFYDHAVRTAGVRLVEVGLPDRYAGAGVRDAEPWEFADAIGPDTAAVLWVADAQAQPGLAQLAEVAHAAGVPVIVDAAAQLPPSANLRRFTDEGADLVAFSGGKALGGPQASGILAGRRDLIMAAALQMLDLDVWLEQFRPNPDFIDLSRLRGLPPHGIGRPCKVGKEQIVGLLTALDLFLAEDDRERSQRWLQLLEALQARLAGIAGMATTILPGTVPLLRLDLEREAWPVVMALEGGTPSVRLDVEQHRSGRLVVNPICLGSEELDPLAGRLAAVLG, encoded by the coding sequence ATGACGTCGGTCTACGCCAGGCTCGGGGTCCGGCCGGTCATCAACGGCAAGGGCCCGGCCACGCGGCTGTCCGGGGGAAGGATCCGGCCGGAGGTGCTGGCGGCGATGGCCGAGGCCGCCGGCAGCTGCGTGGACATGGCCGACCTGCAGGCGGCGGCGTCCCGGCGGATCGCGCAGGCCACCGGCGCGGAGGCGGGCCTGGTGACCAGCGGTGCTGCGGCCGGGCTGCTGCTGGCGACCGCGGCCTGCGTGACCGGACTGGATCCCGGCCGGATGGCGCGGTTGCCGCAGATCGCCGGCATGCCCGGCGAGGTGGTGGTCGCCCGCTCGCAGCGCAATTTCTACGACCATGCGGTGCGGACCGCCGGGGTGCGGCTGGTCGAGGTCGGCCTGCCCGACCGCTATGCCGGGGCCGGGGTGCGCGACGCCGAGCCCTGGGAGTTTGCCGACGCGATCGGCCCGGACACCGCGGCGGTGCTGTGGGTGGCCGATGCCCAGGCCCAGCCGGGCCTGGCCCAGCTGGCCGAGGTCGCCCACGCGGCCGGCGTCCCGGTGATCGTCGACGCGGCCGCCCAGCTGCCGCCGTCCGCCAACCTGCGCCGGTTCACCGACGAGGGCGCCGACCTGGTGGCGTTTTCCGGCGGCAAGGCGCTGGGCGGCCCGCAGGCTTCGGGCATCCTGGCCGGCCGGCGCGACCTGATCATGGCCGCTGCACTGCAGATGCTCGACCTCGACGTCTGGCTGGAGCAGTTCCGCCCAAACCCCGACTTCATCGACCTTTCCAGGCTGCGCGGCCTGCCACCCCATGGGATCGGCCGGCCCTGCAAGGTCGGCAAGGAGCAGATCGTCGGCCTGCTGACCGCCCTCGACCTGTTCCTGGCCGAAGACGACCGGGAGCGCAGCCAGCGCTGGCTCCAGCTGCTCGAGGCGCTGCAGGCGCGCCTGGCGGGGATCGCCGGGATGGCCACGACGATCCTGCCGGGCACGGTGCCCCTGCTCCGGCTCGACCTGGAGCGCGAGGCCTGGCCGGTGGTGATGGCGCTGGAGGGCGGCACGCCGTCGGTCCGCCTGGATGTCGAGCAGCATCGCTCCGGCCGGCTGGTGGTGAATCCGATCTGCCTTGGCTCGGAGGAGCTGGACCCGCTGGCCGGACGGCTGGCCGCGGTGCTCGGATGA